Part of the Geobacter pickeringii genome, GGCCCCGAGGATAACGAACATCGGGCTGACCTTCGTGAACTGGAGGAGGAGGAAGCTGGCGGCGAGGAGGGCGAAATCGCGCGGCGAGACGAGGGAGGTGCTCCCCAGGTTCCAGGCGGCAGCCGTCACGAGCCCCACCACCGCGGGGACGACGCCGTCCAGGATCTCCCGGATCATCTTGACGTTGCGCAGCTTCTCGTAGCGGCGGGTGAGGAAGAGCATGAGGGCGGTGCAGGGGATGAAGATGCAGACCGTCCCCACCAGCGCCCCGACGAAG contains:
- a CDS encoding chromate transporter, which encodes MAALVKIAWTFFKIGLVFVGGGYVLIPLLHRTMVDQFHWLTLKEFLDGVALSQLTPGPLAIIATFAGFRVGGFVGALVGTVCIFIPCTALMLFLTRRYEKLRNVKMIREILDGVVPAVVGLVTAAAWNLGSTSLVSPRDFALLAASFLLLQFTKVSPMFVILGAGALGYFFNFS